A region of Maribacter algicola DNA encodes the following proteins:
- a CDS encoding MBL fold metallo-hydrolase translates to MRVFVLGTAQDGGSPHIGCEKECCAPLFEKGDHSRKVVSLGVVDFKNNQTILIEATPDLPTQIRALREMAHFKQNDYPDGIFLTHAHIGHYSGLMYLGKEAANTKNISVYTMPKMHRFLTENGPWGQLVANNNIRLVPTENEKSVQISDQLAIVPFVVPHRDEYSETVGYKVVGPNKTLLFIPDIDKWEKWEKDIREEIKTVDYAFIDATFFDAEEIDYRDILEIPHPFVIESMETFKDFSESEKNKVYFIHFNHTNPLLNPDSHQTKKVLLEGFQIAREGVSLKL, encoded by the coding sequence GTGAGAGTGTTTGTTTTGGGAACGGCCCAGGACGGGGGAAGCCCGCACATTGGCTGCGAAAAAGAGTGTTGTGCGCCACTTTTTGAAAAAGGCGACCATTCCAGAAAGGTCGTTTCCCTGGGCGTCGTCGATTTTAAAAATAACCAAACAATCCTTATCGAGGCCACACCAGACCTACCAACCCAAATAAGGGCATTGCGCGAAATGGCGCATTTTAAGCAAAATGATTACCCAGACGGTATCTTTCTGACCCATGCCCATATTGGCCACTATAGTGGTCTCATGTATCTTGGGAAGGAGGCCGCAAACACCAAAAATATATCGGTATATACAATGCCTAAAATGCATCGGTTTTTGACAGAAAATGGGCCTTGGGGACAGTTGGTCGCAAATAACAACATAAGACTTGTTCCAACAGAAAATGAAAAATCGGTTCAAATATCGGATCAATTGGCCATCGTTCCTTTTGTCGTTCCGCATCGGGACGAGTATTCAGAGACCGTGGGATATAAGGTTGTCGGTCCCAACAAAACCTTGTTGTTTATTCCGGATATAGACAAATGGGAAAAGTGGGAAAAGGACATTCGGGAAGAAATCAAAACTGTGGACTATGCTTTTATAGATGCCACATTTTTTGATGCCGAAGAAATTGATTATAGGGATATCTTAGAAATTCCCCATCCCTTCGTCATTGAAAGTATGGAAACGTTTAAAGATTTTTCCGAATCCGAAAAAAACAAGGTCTATTTCATACATTTCAACCATACAAACCCATTGTTGAATCCGGATTCTCACCAAACAAAAAAAGTGCTGCTGGAAGGTTTTCAAATAGCAAGAGAGGGCGTGTCCCTAAAATTATAA
- a CDS encoding PorT family protein yields the protein MTNMKKCLLLSSFLIISFKGFAQISFEKGYFIDNSGQIFDCFIRNVDWKDNPVDFEYKLSKEGKPKRTSLIYIKEFGIGTSVKFVRATVNIDKSSEDLNRMGKDRNPIFEKENVFLEVLTKGYASLYQYRNGGLKRFFYSIDANQIEPLVFKYYLIDKDKKGTNNRFKQQLWNELSCAGIKKEQLEKLTYTKNSLTNYFIKFNECSGQQFKVFGTKSKYDFFNFTVRPRINRSSLVVSNFFGGSKYADFGSKTGLGFGIETEFVLPFQKNKWGLIIEPTYHMGFKETKTTDINDGSGANSIASLSYSSIELPVGLRHYFFLKEKSKLFINASYVYDINSETTLIIQRTDNPTITTLTGKSSTNWAFGIGLKVDRFSLEARYFTNRDIISDFFAWDSQYNAFSMILGYTVF from the coding sequence ATGACAAATATGAAAAAATGCCTATTACTATCCTCCTTTCTAATTATTAGTTTTAAAGGTTTTGCACAAATATCTTTTGAGAAGGGGTATTTCATAGATAATTCCGGACAAATTTTTGATTGCTTTATTAGGAATGTGGATTGGAAAGACAACCCAGTTGATTTTGAGTATAAACTTTCAAAAGAAGGCAAACCCAAAAGAACTTCTCTTATTTACATTAAAGAGTTTGGGATAGGAACTTCTGTTAAGTTTGTTCGAGCAACAGTAAATATTGACAAGTCTAGTGAGGACCTCAATAGAATGGGAAAGGATAGAAACCCTATTTTTGAAAAGGAAAATGTTTTCCTGGAAGTATTGACAAAAGGATATGCTAGTTTATACCAATATCGCAACGGAGGCTTAAAACGATTCTTTTATTCGATAGACGCAAACCAGATCGAGCCATTAGTTTTCAAGTATTACTTGATTGATAAAGACAAAAAGGGAACAAATAACCGATTTAAACAACAATTATGGAATGAATTAAGTTGTGCAGGAATAAAAAAGGAACAGTTAGAGAAATTGACCTATACAAAAAACAGCCTTACCAATTATTTTATAAAATTCAACGAGTGTAGTGGCCAACAATTTAAGGTTTTCGGCACGAAATCTAAATATGACTTCTTCAATTTTACAGTTAGGCCTCGCATAAATAGATCATCATTGGTTGTTTCGAATTTTTTTGGAGGGTCAAAATATGCAGATTTTGGGAGTAAAACTGGATTAGGTTTTGGTATTGAAACAGAGTTTGTTTTGCCTTTTCAAAAGAACAAATGGGGACTAATAATTGAGCCAACTTACCATATGGGCTTTAAAGAAACAAAAACAACCGATATAAATGATGGTTCGGGGGCTAATTCAATAGCTAGTTTATCATATAGTTCTATTGAACTACCAGTGGGGCTTCGGCATTATTTTTTTCTTAAAGAAAAATCCAAATTGTTTATAAATGCTTCCTATGTATACGACATTAATTCTGAAACTACTTTAATTATTCAAAGAACAGATAACCCTACGATAACTACATTGACAGGCAAAAGTTCAACCAATTGGGCATTTGGCATAGGCCTTAAAGTAGACAGATTCAGTTTAGAGGCTCGGTATTTTACCAATAGAGACATTATAAGTGACTTTTTTGCCTGGGACTCTCAGTATAATGCCTTTTCTATGATTTTAGGGTATACTGTCTTTTAA
- a CDS encoding acyltransferase family protein — translation MSQFAKPLTQRLYSLDVFRGFIMFLLIAEAAGFHESFASLTEGTSFYPLALQLHHHPWNGLRFWDLIQPFFMFIVGVAMPFSFKKRLEMGNRKELNKHIAMRCLKLFLFGVLLHCVYSHGPVWELWNVLVQLAFTILIAYAIMRKKATFQIGFSLFLLLLTEILYRSYNPEAPYAQGHETFGSWVDFLVMGKVNNGYWVFINFLPTAAHTIWGVVCGQLLLNASAQTNKVRNFLFWGVLATVLGFALDFFDITPIIKRIATTSFTLASGGISILALAFFYWVIDVKGYKKKWLQFFAVVGTNSIFIYLFAETFGHLIFREFEILWNTGLFHALDIHKDWILVLESLLILLFLWYITYYLDKRKIYFKV, via the coding sequence ATGTCGCAATTCGCCAAACCATTGACTCAACGCCTGTATTCTCTGGATGTTTTCAGAGGATTCATAATGTTCCTGCTTATAGCTGAGGCTGCAGGTTTCCATGAAAGCTTCGCGAGTTTAACGGAAGGCACTTCTTTTTATCCACTGGCACTACAATTGCATCACCATCCATGGAACGGCCTTCGTTTCTGGGACCTCATACAGCCCTTTTTTATGTTTATCGTTGGGGTGGCCATGCCTTTTTCCTTTAAAAAACGCCTGGAAATGGGGAACAGAAAGGAATTGAACAAACATATTGCCATGCGATGCTTAAAGTTGTTCCTATTTGGGGTGTTGTTACACTGTGTCTACAGCCATGGTCCGGTATGGGAACTATGGAATGTTTTGGTACAGTTGGCATTCACAATCCTGATTGCCTACGCCATTATGCGTAAAAAAGCCACCTTTCAAATAGGGTTTTCACTGTTCCTTTTATTGCTGACGGAAATATTATATAGAAGCTATAATCCAGAAGCTCCCTATGCTCAAGGACACGAAACATTTGGTTCATGGGTAGATTTTCTGGTCATGGGGAAGGTAAACAACGGATATTGGGTATTTATAAACTTTTTGCCAACTGCCGCCCATACTATCTGGGGAGTAGTCTGTGGCCAACTATTGCTGAACGCTTCTGCACAAACCAATAAGGTAAGGAACTTCCTTTTTTGGGGAGTTTTGGCAACCGTCCTAGGGTTTGCTCTGGATTTTTTTGATATTACACCGATTATAAAACGCATAGCGACCACTTCTTTTACGCTGGCCTCGGGTGGCATTTCCATCTTGGCACTTGCTTTTTTCTATTGGGTAATCGATGTGAAAGGATACAAGAAAAAATGGCTTCAATTTTTTGCGGTCGTAGGCACCAACTCCATTTTCATCTATTTGTTTGCTGAGACCTTTGGACATTTGATTTTCAGGGAATTCGAGATTCTCTGGAACACGGGTCTTTTTCATGCGCTGGATATACATAAGGATTGGATATTGGTTTTGGAATCCTTGTTAATTCTGCTATTTTTATGGTATATCACATATTATCTGGACAAACGAAAGATTTATTTTAAAGTCTAG
- a CDS encoding c-type cytochrome yields the protein MQSLKIIGLLLLILGIGSCEENKKQAPIQKEYATWSSYLGDPGRTHFSTLSQITKENVTSLKVAWTYESEDWGQMQMNPIVVDSMLYGVTAALRVVALHAGTGEEIWQFGDSVKVWHSTSRGVSYWSKGEDKRILCTRGAFLFALDALTGKPIPTFGLGGKVDLRSGMRKSAENKFVISNTPGTVFKDLIVMPLRVSEGAGAAPGDIMAFNVITGKLEWSFHTIPHPGEYGYETWEDSTAYKGSIVGGANNWAGMAVDEEAEIIYVPTGSAAPDFYGGVRLGQNLFSNSLLALNANTGERLWHFQFTHHDIWDRDPPAPPNLLMVEREGKKIPAVAQVTKQGYVYVFNRLTGEPLFDIEEVTVPKSLLEGEEAWPTQPIPIRPKPFARQSQDLTEADISPFAKNKEELASKFKSANKSQYAPPNTEPVLLLPGYDGAAEWGGASVDPEDGILYVNSNEMAWMLGVIENNEEAYDGPLGESTYHKYCVTCHQPDRKGNVGSGYPSLLDLQLRKEKNEVSQIITNGKGMMTGFPQLSKQEMEALLAFLFDEEIKHSVASENVPQDTVQERYKHAGYTKFLDSKGLPGISPPWGTMHAIDLNTGNFKWSIPFGNTPELGDEGIGTGTENYGGAVVTENGLLFIAATRDGYFRVFDKENGSLIWEHELPAPAFATPAMYEFNGKQYIAIACGGEKLGAKKGNKIIAFALNP from the coding sequence ATGCAGTCGCTGAAAATAATAGGTCTATTGCTTCTTATATTGGGAATAGGTTCCTGTGAAGAAAATAAAAAGCAAGCGCCTATCCAGAAGGAGTATGCTACGTGGTCTTCCTATTTGGGCGATCCAGGAAGGACTCATTTTTCTACGTTGTCCCAGATTACCAAAGAAAATGTTACATCCCTCAAAGTGGCTTGGACCTATGAATCTGAAGATTGGGGGCAAATGCAGATGAATCCTATCGTTGTGGATTCCATGCTCTATGGGGTTACAGCGGCACTTCGCGTAGTGGCGCTCCATGCCGGAACGGGAGAAGAAATCTGGCAGTTTGGGGATTCCGTTAAAGTCTGGCATTCCACAAGCAGAGGCGTATCCTATTGGTCCAAAGGTGAGGACAAAAGAATACTATGTACTCGAGGAGCTTTCCTATTCGCTCTGGATGCCTTAACCGGTAAACCCATCCCGACTTTTGGGTTGGGAGGAAAGGTGGATTTACGTTCCGGTATGCGAAAAAGCGCCGAAAACAAGTTCGTCATTTCCAATACCCCTGGCACTGTTTTTAAGGATTTGATCGTCATGCCGCTAAGGGTTTCCGAAGGGGCAGGGGCCGCTCCTGGGGATATTATGGCCTTTAATGTAATTACGGGCAAACTTGAATGGTCCTTTCACACCATTCCACATCCTGGAGAGTATGGTTATGAAACATGGGAAGATTCCACGGCGTATAAAGGTTCCATTGTGGGCGGTGCCAATAACTGGGCAGGTATGGCGGTAGACGAGGAGGCTGAAATCATTTATGTGCCTACGGGCTCCGCCGCTCCCGACTTTTACGGAGGTGTCCGTCTTGGACAGAACCTGTTTTCAAATTCACTTTTGGCACTGAACGCAAATACCGGGGAGCGGCTTTGGCACTTTCAGTTCACCCATCACGATATTTGGGATCGTGATCCGCCCGCTCCGCCCAACCTGTTGATGGTGGAACGGGAGGGTAAAAAAATTCCCGCTGTGGCCCAAGTGACCAAACAAGGGTATGTGTATGTCTTTAACCGATTGACCGGAGAGCCCTTGTTTGACATTGAAGAAGTGACCGTGCCCAAATCATTGTTAGAGGGCGAAGAAGCCTGGCCCACACAACCGATACCCATACGACCAAAACCCTTTGCACGTCAATCCCAAGACCTAACGGAAGCGGACATCAGTCCTTTTGCCAAAAACAAGGAAGAGTTGGCATCAAAATTTAAATCTGCAAACAAAAGTCAGTATGCACCTCCTAATACGGAACCTGTTTTGTTGTTGCCCGGATACGATGGTGCGGCAGAATGGGGCGGGGCCTCTGTGGATCCCGAAGACGGAATTCTTTATGTTAATTCCAACGAAATGGCTTGGATGCTGGGTGTTATTGAAAATAATGAAGAGGCTTATGACGGGCCCTTGGGCGAAAGTACCTATCACAAATATTGCGTAACCTGTCATCAACCGGATAGAAAAGGAAATGTGGGCAGTGGTTATCCCTCGTTGCTTGACCTGCAACTACGGAAGGAAAAAAACGAAGTTTCACAGATCATTACCAACGGAAAGGGCATGATGACGGGTTTTCCCCAGCTTTCAAAACAGGAAATGGAGGCCCTCCTCGCCTTTCTATTTGATGAGGAAATAAAACATTCCGTTGCTTCGGAAAATGTGCCCCAAGATACCGTTCAGGAGCGATACAAACATGCCGGATACACCAAGTTTTTGGACAGCAAGGGGCTACCTGGGATTTCACCGCCTTGGGGTACGATGCATGCCATCGATTTGAATACCGGAAACTTTAAATGGTCCATTCCCTTTGGCAACACTCCGGAGTTGGGGGATGAGGGTATAGGAACCGGAACGGAAAATTATGGCGGTGCCGTGGTGACCGAAAACGGATTGCTGTTCATTGCGGCCACTCGGGATGGTTATTTTAGGGTGTTTGACAAGGAAAATGGTAGCCTTATTTGGGAACATGAGCTGCCTGCTCCCGCTTTCGCTACTCCCGCCATGTATGAGTTTAATGGAAAACAGTATATTGCCATCGCCTGTGGCGGGGAAAAACTAGGTGCCAAAAAAGGGAATAAAATCATTGCTTTTGCCTTGAACCCGTAG
- a CDS encoding fructosamine kinase family protein yields MDKELIAYLNYLLCTKIERVSPISGGDISRAYLLESETEKFFCKINGGNKALVMFQAEKKGLQELLKTNTIAAPRSFQVEPYNEGAFFLMEYVESKTATSKEMALFGRQLALLHQTSNTRTFGWEEDNFIGSLYQSNKSHQDWTSFYVQERLLPQLKLAFEKGLLLKTDIPSEGKMDTMCSNLFPNIKPSLLHGDLWSGNFLISKDGIPFLIDPAIYYGHYEVDIAMTHLFGGFGDSFYNSYREIIPPEPGEEERKDIYQLYYLLVHLNLFGASYTAPVKRILSTCF; encoded by the coding sequence TTGGACAAAGAATTGATTGCATATCTAAACTACTTACTATGCACAAAAATAGAGCGGGTTTCCCCTATTTCCGGAGGGGACATCTCTAGGGCCTATCTTTTGGAATCCGAAACCGAAAAATTCTTCTGTAAAATCAACGGGGGAAACAAGGCCCTTGTGATGTTCCAGGCCGAGAAAAAAGGGCTCCAGGAGCTCTTGAAAACCAATACAATCGCCGCCCCACGGTCCTTTCAGGTAGAACCATACAATGAAGGTGCTTTTTTCCTGATGGAATATGTTGAAAGTAAGACTGCAACTTCAAAAGAAATGGCACTTTTTGGTCGCCAACTGGCCCTGTTGCACCAAACATCCAATACCCGTACATTTGGGTGGGAGGAGGACAATTTCATCGGCAGTTTGTATCAATCGAACAAATCGCACCAGGATTGGACTTCATTTTATGTGCAGGAACGACTGCTTCCTCAACTAAAACTGGCATTTGAGAAGGGACTCTTGCTGAAAACCGATATCCCTTCGGAAGGAAAAATGGATACGATGTGCAGCAACTTGTTTCCCAACATAAAACCCTCTTTGTTACATGGGGATTTGTGGAGCGGTAATTTTTTGATTTCAAAGGATGGTATTCCGTTTTTGATAGACCCGGCCATCTATTATGGCCATTATGAGGTAGATATTGCCATGACCCATCTTTTTGGCGGTTTTGGGGATTCCTTTTACAATTCGTATCGCGAAATCATTCCTCCCGAACCTGGGGAAGAAGAAAGAAAGGATATTTATCAGCTATACTATTTGTTAGTCCACCTCAACCTTTTTGGTGCTTCGTATACTGCTCCCGTCAAAAGAATTTTGTCTACCTGTTTTTAG
- a CDS encoding S10 family peptidase — protein MKKLALFALLFTSSLFVLSQTDDKEEIEKPIPKARTFETLHQGVFGGKTINYKAKAKETFLTNKAGDSIATFWSVAYTKNPVGDVKTRPVTFIFNGGPGSASVWLHMGLFGPKIIKVDSEAKKDDGAAPYNLVTNEHGLLDLTDLVFIDPVGTGYSQLVGKGKGKDFYGLNEDVASFAQFIRKWVTDNGRWFSPKYLAGESYGTTRAAYLGNALESSGQNMALNGMILISQALDYAGSTSIHYNITSYITYLPSMAATAWYHKKAGEGKTLEAFVKECREFTYGDYTKALYKGNLLDNAEKDEIAQKLSYFTGLDKDYILKSNLRILVERFQKKLLEDKGLAIGRLDGRFMGDESDDVAERPHLGDPASYQIGAAYTAGINHYFATDLKIDMDRPYITSGGGEGWRWRTAPDDAYWEPMPVNTAPFLGETMRRNPEMKVLVANGYYDLITPFFDAEYTFARNGIVTERVSMKYYEAGHMMYTHEPDLKKLSEDIRAFLTQ, from the coding sequence ATGAAAAAATTAGCGCTTTTTGCCCTCTTGTTTACCTCAAGCCTTTTTGTCCTTTCGCAGACCGATGATAAAGAGGAAATCGAAAAACCCATTCCCAAGGCAAGGACGTTTGAAACCCTCCATCAGGGTGTGTTCGGAGGAAAGACCATCAATTATAAAGCGAAGGCCAAGGAAACATTTTTGACCAACAAAGCAGGGGACTCCATAGCTACTTTTTGGTCGGTTGCCTACACCAAAAATCCTGTAGGGGATGTTAAAACAAGACCTGTCACCTTTATTTTTAATGGTGGTCCGGGTTCTGCCTCTGTATGGCTACACATGGGCCTTTTTGGGCCCAAAATCATAAAAGTGGATTCAGAAGCCAAGAAGGACGATGGTGCCGCTCCTTATAATCTTGTGACCAATGAACACGGCCTTTTGGACCTTACCGATCTTGTTTTTATCGACCCAGTAGGCACAGGGTATAGTCAATTGGTGGGAAAAGGAAAGGGAAAGGACTTTTATGGGCTCAATGAGGATGTTGCCTCCTTCGCGCAATTTATACGGAAATGGGTCACGGATAACGGACGCTGGTTCTCTCCCAAATATTTGGCCGGTGAAAGTTACGGTACCACAAGGGCCGCCTATTTGGGTAACGCCTTGGAAAGCTCGGGTCAAAATATGGCGCTCAATGGTATGATCCTCATTTCCCAGGCTTTGGATTATGCCGGTTCTACCTCTATCCATTATAACATTACATCCTATATTACCTATTTGCCAAGTATGGCCGCCACCGCTTGGTACCATAAAAAAGCCGGAGAAGGCAAAACTTTGGAAGCCTTTGTAAAGGAGTGTAGGGAATTTACCTATGGCGATTACACCAAGGCCCTGTACAAGGGAAATCTATTGGACAATGCGGAAAAGGATGAAATCGCCCAAAAGCTCAGTTATTTTACAGGGCTGGACAAGGACTATATACTTAAATCTAACTTGCGCATTCTAGTAGAACGATTTCAGAAAAAACTCTTGGAGGACAAAGGGTTGGCCATTGGTCGTTTGGACGGTAGGTTTATGGGCGATGAATCCGATGATGTAGCCGAAAGGCCCCATTTAGGTGATCCGGCAAGCTATCAAATAGGTGCGGCCTATACAGCAGGTATCAACCACTATTTTGCGACCGATTTAAAAATTGACATGGACCGGCCTTATATTACCTCCGGAGGTGGCGAGGGATGGCGATGGCGCACCGCGCCCGATGATGCCTATTGGGAGCCAATGCCCGTGAACACGGCCCCTTTTCTAGGTGAGACCATGAGGCGCAACCCAGAAATGAAGGTACTGGTGGCCAACGGCTATTACGATCTTATAACGCCTTTTTTTGATGCCGAATATACATTTGCCCGAAATGGCATTGTCACCGAAAGGGTCTCCATGAAGTATTATGAGGCCGGCCATATGATGTACACCCATGAGCCCGATCTAAAAAAACTGTCGGAGGATATTCGGGCATTTTTAACCCAATAA